TCCTGCGGATGATTTAAGTGTTTGGGAAAAAGAAATAAAGCCTAATACTAAAATGGTCTATGTGGAAACACCTACCAATCCACAATTGGAATTGTTGGATTTGGAAGAAGTTGGTAAACTGACTAAAAAACACAACCTCATTTATAATGTAGATAATTGTTTTGCTACACCTGTATTGCAGACTCCGGTTGATTTTGGAGCTGACTTGATTATTCATTCTGCTACCAAGTGGATGGATGGACAAGGCCGTGTTTTAGGTGGTGTAATTGTGGGCAAAAAAGAATTAGTACACGAAATATATTTATTCTGCCGTAATTCAGGTCCTACACTTTCTCCTTTTAATGCTTGGGTGCTAAGCAAAAGTTTAGAAACCTTGGATGTACGTATTCAACGCCATTGTGAAAGTGCTTTGAAAGTGGCTACTGAATTAGAAAAAAATGATAAGATTGCTTGGGTAAAATATCCTTTTCTTCCAAGTCACCCACAATATGAAATCGCTAAAAAACAAATGAAAGCTGGTGGCGGTATTGTATGTTTTGAATTGAAGGGTGGGATAGAAGCAGGAAGTAAGTTTATGGATGCTTTAGAACTGCTTTCTCTTACCCCCAATTTAGGTGATTCAAGAAGCATAGCTTCGCATCCGGCAAGTACGACACATTCTAAGCTGTCTGATGAAGAAAGATCCAAAGTAGGGATTACTCCGGGTCTAATACGCGTTTCCGTAGGATTGGAATATGCAGATGATATTATTGATGATATTAAGCAAGCGTTAGAGAAATGTTAAAGCGATATTTTATTTAATGATGACACAGTTATTGCTACCTGTGTTTTGCTTTTGTTTATAGTATGAAAAAAAATATTTTATTCCTTTCCTTCGCCATTGTGTTTATTTCTGCATCCACTGCAGTTGTCTCATCTGAATTTTTTTCCGAGGAATCGACACAGGCAAATAAAAAAATATGGGGATTGGATTTGTCGCATCATCAAGGTACGATTGATTGGGATTTACTGGCAAAACAAAAGCCTAATTTTATTTTTTTCAAAGCTACAGAAGGTGTTTCAAAAGCTGACGCTAGATATAGCAGTTATAGAAAAGATGCGCGGCGTTTACATATTCTAACAGGTGCTTATCATTATTTCTCATATTCCTCTCCTGGTTATTGGCAAGCACAGAATTTCTTAAAGACTGCGAAATTACAACCCGGGGACCTTCCTCCAGTTTTGGATATTGAATGGACGAAGGTTATGCCTGATCCTACACTTATTGCTAATGAAGCTGTTGCTTGGCTAAAGGTAGTAGAAAACAAATTGGGCGTGCGTCCTATTATTTATTGCAATTATCGTTTTTATACCGATTATTTGAAAGGAAAATTAAAGTACGAATACCCTTTATGGCTTTCTAATTATTCACGGTTACCGGAATATAAATGTATTTTTTGGCAAAAAACAAATAACTATTCCATAGAAGGTGTGCGAGGAAAGGTAGATTACAATCTCTTTATGGGAGGAGATAAAGACGATTTGCA
The Arachidicoccus soli DNA segment above includes these coding regions:
- a CDS encoding O-succinylhomoserine sulfhydrylase, translating into MNKKLHPQTQAIRLQTATTNQMEHSTPLFLTSSFVFETADDMRAAFAGETEDNIYSRYTNPTVDEFANKVAAMEKAEAGFAVASGMAAVFSSFMALLKAGDHLLCCRSIFGGTVTVVTKFLDKFGIEYTFVPADDLSVWEKEIKPNTKMVYVETPTNPQLELLDLEEVGKLTKKHNLIYNVDNCFATPVLQTPVDFGADLIIHSATKWMDGQGRVLGGVIVGKKELVHEIYLFCRNSGPTLSPFNAWVLSKSLETLDVRIQRHCESALKVATELEKNDKIAWVKYPFLPSHPQYEIAKKQMKAGGGIVCFELKGGIEAGSKFMDALELLSLTPNLGDSRSIASHPASTTHSKLSDEERSKVGITPGLIRVSVGLEYADDIIDDIKQALEKC
- a CDS encoding glycoside hydrolase family 25 protein, with the translated sequence MKKNILFLSFAIVFISASTAVVSSEFFSEESTQANKKIWGLDLSHHQGTIDWDLLAKQKPNFIFFKATEGVSKADARYSSYRKDARRLHILTGAYHYFSYSSPGYWQAQNFLKTAKLQPGDLPPVLDIEWTKVMPDPTLIANEAVAWLKVVENKLGVRPIIYCNYRFYTDYLKGKLKYEYPLWLSNYSRLPEYKCIFWQKTNNYSIEGVRGKVDYNLFMGGDKDDLQNLLLK